One Halostagnicola kamekurae DNA segment encodes these proteins:
- a CDS encoding DUF5815 family protein, with protein MATPRVPGDDVGSFELPCGTEIDPRDIDLGMREYSCSCGETHAVVTDAHPPSRFFPESFVTVLEETIETEDEFDSFGTPHLLGVTMEEFPEQVASYDAADDGSVGYTLVWVTGFDSRRLHEIVVELVIELMEHAMSHAGDDQAVSQFERQMLEFDVEAFVEEYRQAREFETEHDQAL; from the coding sequence ATGGCTACACCCCGCGTTCCGGGTGACGACGTCGGCAGTTTCGAGCTACCCTGCGGCACCGAGATCGACCCACGCGACATCGACCTGGGGATGCGCGAGTACAGTTGTTCCTGCGGCGAGACCCACGCCGTCGTGACGGACGCCCATCCCCCGTCGCGATTTTTCCCCGAGTCGTTCGTCACGGTGCTCGAGGAGACCATCGAGACCGAAGACGAGTTCGACAGCTTCGGCACGCCGCACTTGCTCGGTGTGACAATGGAGGAGTTCCCAGAGCAGGTCGCCTCCTACGACGCGGCCGACGACGGCAGCGTCGGCTACACGCTCGTCTGGGTCACGGGGTTCGACTCGAGACGGCTGCACGAGATCGTCGTCGAACTGGTCATCGAACTCATGGAGCACGCGATGAGCCACGCCGGCGACGATCAGGCGGTTTCGCAGTTCGAACGACAGATGCTCGAGTTCGACGTCGAGGCGTTCGTCGAGGAGTATCGGCAGGCTCGAGAGTTCGAGACCGAGCACGACCAGGCGCTGTGA
- the carB gene encoding carbamoyl-phosphate synthase large subunit gives MSTNTDGDTGDGRKILLIGSGPIQIGQAAEFDYSGAQACRALQEEGAEVVLVNSNPATIMTDPEMADEVYIEPITTDAIAEIIETEKPDGVIAGLGGQTGLNVTAELAEEGVLEEHDVEIMGTPLDTIYATEDRDLFRQRMEKIGQPVPASTTISLDEGESVSELTEADLKDRVQAAVDEVGGLPVIARTTYTLGGSGSGVVHEFDELLARVRKGLRLSRNSEVLITESISGWVEYEYEVMRDADDSCIIICNMENIDPMGIHTGESTVVTPSQIVPDEGHQEMRTAALDVIRELGIQGGCNIQFAWHDDGTPGGEYRVVEVNPRVSRSSALASKATGYPIARVTAKVALGKRLHEIENEITGETTAAFEPAIDYVVTKVPRWPKDKFDDVDFELTTAMKSTGEAMAIGRTFEESLLKALRSSEYEPDVDWEDVSDEELEDHYLERPSPDRPYAMFEAFERGYTTEEVVELTGIFEWYTERYSRIAESMRAAQDGDFTEAAIAGHTNTSIAATTGSTVDTVETDVPGRTYKQVDTCAGEFEAETPYYYSARKSEFDKGPLVGDAAAGELEVDRDVESIIVVGGGPIRIGQGVEFDYCSVHAVRALRELGIDAHVVNNNPETVSTDYDTSDGLFFEPITAEEVADVAEAADADGVMIQFGGQTSVNIGEPLHDEIERRGLDCDVMGTSVEAMDLAEDRDRFNALMDEMGVAQPDGGTATSKEEALELAHDIGYPVLVRPSYVLGGRAMDVVYDDDELEEYIEEAVRVAPDKPILVDEFLEDAVELDVDAVSDGRSVLIGGIMEHVESAGVHSGDSACMIPPRSLEEDTLERVREVTEDIATALKTRGLMNVQLAVQDGEVYVLEANPRSSRTVPFVSKATGVPIAKLAAKVMAGETLESLGVEEQIPEHTSIKEVVLPFDRLPGSDPRLGPEMKSTGEVMGTAAEFGTAYWKAQEAAHNAVSEGTAVVDFEVDGFEDHFEIAEFDDVPQAIREGKVDFVVSRDRDSLEMAVEEEIPYLSTEASAKAYVEGLESAGGDLEVETVSDRPRRAARWGADE, from the coding sequence ATGAGCACGAACACTGACGGCGACACGGGGGACGGGCGCAAAATCCTCTTGATCGGGAGCGGCCCGATCCAGATCGGACAGGCAGCCGAGTTCGACTACTCGGGCGCGCAGGCCTGCCGGGCGCTGCAAGAAGAGGGCGCGGAGGTCGTTCTCGTCAACTCCAATCCGGCGACGATCATGACCGACCCGGAGATGGCGGACGAGGTCTACATCGAGCCGATCACGACCGACGCCATCGCCGAGATCATCGAAACGGAAAAGCCCGACGGCGTGATCGCCGGACTCGGCGGCCAGACCGGGCTCAACGTCACCGCCGAACTCGCCGAGGAGGGCGTGCTCGAGGAACACGACGTCGAGATCATGGGGACGCCGCTGGATACGATCTATGCGACGGAGGACCGCGATCTGTTCCGCCAGCGCATGGAGAAGATCGGCCAGCCGGTTCCGGCCTCGACGACCATCTCGCTCGACGAGGGCGAGTCGGTCTCCGAACTGACCGAGGCCGACCTGAAAGATCGCGTCCAGGCGGCCGTCGACGAGGTCGGCGGCCTCCCCGTTATCGCGCGAACCACCTACACGCTCGGGGGGTCGGGATCGGGCGTCGTTCACGAGTTCGACGAACTCCTCGCTCGCGTTCGCAAGGGGCTTCGCCTCTCCCGCAATAGCGAGGTGTTGATCACCGAGTCCATCTCCGGCTGGGTCGAGTACGAGTACGAGGTCATGCGCGACGCCGATGACTCGTGTATCATCATCTGCAACATGGAGAACATCGACCCGATGGGCATCCACACTGGGGAGTCGACGGTCGTCACGCCCTCCCAGATCGTCCCCGACGAGGGTCACCAGGAGATGCGCACCGCCGCGCTCGACGTGATCCGCGAACTCGGGATTCAGGGCGGCTGTAACATCCAGTTCGCCTGGCACGACGACGGCACGCCCGGCGGCGAGTACCGCGTCGTCGAGGTCAACCCGCGCGTCTCTCGCTCCTCCGCGCTCGCCTCGAAGGCGACGGGATACCCGATCGCCCGCGTGACCGCGAAGGTCGCGCTCGGCAAGCGCCTCCACGAGATCGAAAACGAGATCACCGGCGAGACGACCGCCGCGTTCGAACCGGCGATCGACTACGTCGTCACCAAGGTCCCGCGCTGGCCCAAGGACAAGTTCGACGACGTCGACTTCGAACTGACGACCGCGATGAAGTCGACCGGCGAGGCGATGGCCATCGGCCGGACCTTCGAGGAGTCGCTGCTGAAGGCGCTGCGATCCTCGGAGTACGAACCCGACGTCGACTGGGAGGACGTAAGCGACGAGGAACTCGAGGATCACTACCTAGAGCGCCCGTCGCCCGACCGCCCGTACGCGATGTTCGAGGCCTTCGAGCGCGGCTACACGACCGAGGAGGTCGTCGAGCTCACTGGGATCTTCGAGTGGTACACCGAACGCTACTCCCGTATCGCCGAATCGATGCGCGCCGCACAGGACGGCGACTTCACCGAGGCCGCCATCGCGGGCCACACCAATACCTCGATCGCCGCGACGACGGGCTCGACGGTCGACACCGTCGAGACCGACGTGCCCGGCCGCACCTACAAGCAGGTCGACACCTGCGCCGGCGAGTTCGAGGCCGAGACGCCGTACTACTACTCGGCGCGCAAGTCCGAGTTCGACAAGGGGCCGCTCGTCGGCGACGCCGCCGCGGGCGAACTCGAGGTCGACCGCGACGTCGAGAGCATCATCGTCGTCGGCGGCGGCCCGATCCGCATCGGGCAGGGCGTCGAGTTCGACTACTGTTCGGTCCACGCGGTTCGCGCGCTCCGCGAGCTCGGCATCGACGCGCACGTCGTCAACAACAACCCCGAAACCGTCTCGACGGACTACGACACCTCAGACGGCCTCTTCTTCGAGCCGATCACGGCCGAGGAGGTCGCCGACGTGGCCGAAGCGGCCGACGCCGACGGCGTCATGATCCAGTTCGGCGGCCAGACCTCGGTCAACATCGGCGAACCGCTCCACGACGAGATCGAGCGCCGCGGCCTCGATTGTGACGTGATGGGAACCAGCGTCGAGGCGATGGACCTCGCGGAGGACCGGGACCGCTTCAACGCGCTGATGGACGAGATGGGCGTCGCCCAGCCCGACGGCGGGACGGCCACCTCGAAGGAAGAAGCCCTCGAGCTTGCCCACGACATCGGCTACCCCGTCCTCGTCCGCCCGAGCTACGTGCTCGGCGGCCGCGCGATGGACGTCGTCTACGACGACGACGAACTCGAGGAGTACATCGAGGAGGCGGTTCGCGTCGCGCCGGACAAACCGATCCTCGTCGACGAGTTCTTAGAGGACGCGGTCGAACTCGACGTGGACGCCGTCTCCGACGGCCGCTCGGTGCTCATCGGCGGCATCATGGAACACGTCGAGAGCGCGGGCGTCCACTCGGGCGACTCCGCCTGTATGATCCCGCCGCGCTCGCTCGAGGAAGACACTCTAGAGCGCGTCCGCGAGGTGACCGAAGACATCGCGACGGCGCTCAAGACCCGCGGCCTGATGAACGTCCAGCTTGCCGTCCAAGACGGCGAGGTGTACGTGCTCGAGGCCAATCCGCGTTCCTCGCGCACCGTGCCGTTCGTCTCGAAGGCGACGGGCGTTCCGATCGCGAAGCTCGCGGCGAAGGTAATGGCCGGGGAGACCCTAGAGAGTCTGGGCGTCGAAGAGCAGATCCCCGAACACACCTCGATCAAGGAGGTCGTCCTGCCGTTCGACCGCCTGCCGGGATCGGACCCCCGTCTCGGTCCGGAGATGAAATCGACCGGCGAAGTGATGGGAACCGCGGCGGAGTTCGGCACGGCCTACTGGAAGGCCCAGGAGGCGGCCCACAACGCCGTCAGCGAGGGCACCGCGGTCGTCGACTTCGAGGTCGACGGCTTCGAGGACCACTTCGAAATCGCCGAGTTCGACGACGTTCCACAGGCCATCCGCGAAGGGAAGGTCGACTTCGTGGTCAGTCGCGACCGCGATTCGCTCGAGATGGCCGTCGAAGAGGAGATCCCGTACCTCTCGACGGAAGCCAGCGCGAAGGCCTACGTCGAGGGACTCGAGTCGGCGGGCGGCGACCTCGAGGTCGAGACGGTCTCCGACCGACCGAGACGCGCCGCTCGCTGGGGAGCCGACGAGTAA
- a CDS encoding acetolactate synthase large subunit yields the protein MPTASDLLVTCLEAEGVDRVFGLPGEEIEDLLFSLRDSEIDFVPTRHEQGAAFMADVHGRLTGEAGVCLSTLGPGATNLITGVADAQLDKSPVVAITGQGDRERLHKESHQALDVVDVFEPIVTWNTQVADPETVPESVRKAFKLAEYEKPGATHLEFPEDVAREEIESAPISSRERVRRPDPDDDSVERAAALIESAARPIVLAGNGAVRTRSSDSIRALVDRLGIPVVATYMGKGALSDRHAASLMTLDSGPNGEAATAIEQADCVVAVGYDIAEHDPAGWNPDLEKSIVHIDIEPAEVYRHYAPDVEIVADTGASLAAIADRVAADACSLWCEDDHDRILEAATAKPTDDDPITVENVIPLLREAMADADVLVSDVGTHKMKIARGFPTYEPNTCIVSNGLASMGIAVPGALAADFAVDANVVAGTGDGGFLMNAAELETATRLECSFTVVVFVDDDYGLISAQQRATRGEHFGTTLTNPDFVAFAESFGIDASRPETWDEIERAFDEAIPSDELELLAIQLD from the coding sequence ATGCCGACAGCATCCGATCTGCTCGTCACCTGCCTCGAGGCCGAGGGGGTCGACCGCGTGTTCGGTCTGCCGGGCGAAGAAATCGAGGACCTGCTGTTCTCGCTCCGAGATTCCGAGATCGATTTCGTTCCGACGCGCCACGAGCAGGGCGCGGCGTTTATGGCCGACGTTCACGGTCGGTTGACCGGCGAGGCCGGCGTCTGTTTGTCGACGCTCGGCCCCGGCGCGACGAACCTCATCACCGGCGTCGCCGACGCGCAACTGGACAAGAGCCCCGTCGTCGCGATCACTGGCCAGGGGGACCGCGAGCGGTTACACAAGGAGAGTCATCAGGCCCTCGACGTGGTCGACGTGTTCGAGCCGATCGTCACCTGGAATACGCAGGTCGCGGATCCCGAAACCGTCCCGGAGTCGGTGCGCAAAGCGTTCAAACTCGCGGAGTACGAGAAACCGGGCGCGACCCACCTCGAGTTTCCGGAAGACGTCGCCCGCGAAGAGATCGAATCCGCGCCGATCTCGAGTCGCGAACGAGTTCGGCGTCCGGACCCCGATGACGACTCGGTCGAACGGGCCGCGGCGCTGATCGAATCCGCAGCGCGCCCGATCGTCCTCGCCGGCAACGGAGCGGTTCGAACGCGTAGCTCCGACAGCATCCGCGCGCTCGTCGATCGACTCGGGATTCCCGTCGTCGCGACGTACATGGGGAAGGGCGCGCTTTCCGACCGGCACGCCGCGTCGCTGATGACGCTCGATTCGGGGCCGAACGGCGAAGCCGCGACGGCCATCGAGCAGGCCGATTGCGTGGTCGCGGTCGGGTACGATATCGCCGAGCACGACCCCGCCGGCTGGAATCCGGATCTCGAGAAGTCGATCGTTCACATCGATATCGAGCCCGCGGAGGTGTATCGTCACTACGCGCCCGACGTGGAGATCGTCGCCGACACCGGTGCGTCGCTCGCCGCGATCGCGGATCGAGTCGCCGCCGACGCGTGTTCGCTGTGGTGTGAAGACGACCACGATCGCATCCTCGAGGCGGCGACGGCGAAACCGACCGACGACGATCCGATCACCGTCGAAAACGTCATCCCGTTGTTGCGCGAGGCGATGGCCGACGCGGACGTGCTCGTCTCCGACGTCGGCACGCACAAGATGAAAATCGCCCGGGGGTTCCCGACCTACGAACCGAACACCTGCATCGTTTCGAACGGGCTGGCGAGCATGGGAATCGCGGTTCCGGGAGCGCTCGCCGCCGACTTCGCGGTCGACGCGAACGTCGTCGCCGGCACCGGCGACGGCGGCTTCCTCATGAACGCCGCGGAACTCGAGACGGCGACCCGACTCGAGTGTTCGTTCACGGTTGTCGTGTTCGTCGACGACGATTACGGGTTGATCTCCGCCCAGCAACGGGCGACACGCGGCGAGCACTTCGGGACGACGCTCACGAATCCGGACTTCGTCGCGTTCGCAGAATCGTTCGGAATCGACGCCTCCCGTCCCGAGACGTGGGACGAAATCGAACGCGCGTTCGACGAGGCGATTCCGTCCGACGAACTCGAGCTACTGGCGATCCAACTCGATTGA
- the folP gene encoding dihydropteroate synthase codes for MEYHEAADFLFGLRRFRPKPGTESTADLLAHLENPHKGVDFVQVAGSNGKGSTARMLERTLREAGLSVGLYTSPHLEDLRERVRVDGRKIPRSAVRSFVEASRPYVTSRGAEGESPTFFEAMTGLALWYFGRENVDIAILEVGIGGKFDATSVVDPVASAVTSVSLEHTGIIGETKAEIARDKAHVAPADAPLVTGVTDETLESIRAVAGDVLTVGHDGETVEYGASDRQTGDRSSSAVRPDVRVTYDGRANHIEADIELVGDGWALETRIPLPGEHQAENAGIAAALARQVADVTDAEIARGLRNAHWPGRFEVLDTDPLIVLDGAHNPGACERVAETLSTYEYDDLHLVFGAMHDKDHREMAAALPTPDSVVTCEPTVDRAEDRAVLAEVFADAGVDPDDVHTDSAVQDALSSALERADDGDAVVVTGSLFAVAEARSRWTSADVPKRIRSLEDARETLEGADVTEKGVYRMRGKAVHRVVKTNLQYRQASYLKQELLSLGGECALSGLQREDERTDAVLMGTLSQFKRLTDKLEAQPYGLAEVARELRETLDIGGSEPDSEYPWQDRTAVMGILNVTPDSFHDGGEYGTLEDAVARAESMIEAGVDVIDIGGESTRPGADPVSLEEEIDRVVPVVERLEERSLAEDVLISIDTRKAAVAEAALEAGADILNDVSGLEDPEMRFVAAEYDAPLIVMHSIDAPVVPDRDVDYDDVVEDVIDELAELVLLAEKAGLDREQIIVDPGLGFGKSPRDGFEILRRTDEFRALGSPVLIGHSHKSMFDPIADESGDRFVPTVAASALAADRGADIVRVHDVPETVAAVKTALATANPDRVVEDDLEW; via the coding sequence ATGGAGTATCACGAGGCAGCGGATTTCCTCTTTGGTCTGCGGCGGTTCCGTCCGAAACCGGGGACGGAGTCGACGGCCGACCTCCTGGCCCACCTCGAGAACCCGCACAAGGGCGTCGATTTCGTGCAGGTCGCGGGCTCGAACGGCAAGGGGTCGACCGCGCGGATGTTAGAGCGGACGCTTCGCGAAGCCGGTCTCTCCGTCGGACTCTACACCTCGCCACACCTCGAGGACCTGCGCGAACGGGTCCGAGTCGACGGCCGGAAAATCCCCCGAAGTGCAGTGCGTTCGTTCGTCGAAGCGAGTCGCCCCTACGTTACCAGTCGGGGTGCCGAGGGCGAATCCCCGACGTTTTTCGAGGCGATGACCGGGCTCGCGCTCTGGTATTTCGGTCGCGAAAACGTCGATATCGCGATTCTCGAGGTCGGCATCGGCGGCAAGTTCGACGCGACGAGCGTCGTCGATCCGGTCGCGAGCGCGGTGACCAGCGTCAGCCTCGAGCACACCGGCATCATCGGCGAGACGAAAGCGGAGATCGCCCGCGACAAGGCCCACGTCGCCCCCGCGGACGCGCCGCTCGTGACGGGCGTCACCGACGAGACGCTCGAGTCTATCCGCGCGGTCGCGGGTGACGTGCTGACGGTCGGCCACGACGGCGAGACGGTCGAGTACGGGGCGAGTGACCGTCAGACGGGCGACCGATCGTCGTCCGCGGTCCGACCCGACGTTCGAGTCACCTACGACGGTCGGGCGAACCACATCGAAGCCGACATCGAACTCGTCGGCGACGGCTGGGCCCTCGAGACGCGGATTCCGCTGCCGGGCGAACACCAGGCCGAAAACGCGGGTATCGCGGCGGCGCTCGCCCGACAGGTCGCGGACGTGACCGACGCCGAGATTGCACGCGGCTTGCGAAACGCCCACTGGCCCGGCCGGTTCGAGGTGCTCGACACCGACCCGCTGATCGTCCTCGACGGCGCGCACAACCCCGGCGCGTGCGAGCGGGTCGCCGAAACCCTCTCGACGTACGAGTACGACGACCTCCACCTCGTGTTCGGCGCGATGCACGACAAGGATCACCGCGAGATGGCTGCCGCGCTGCCGACGCCCGACTCGGTCGTTACCTGCGAACCGACGGTCGACCGCGCCGAAGACCGTGCGGTCCTCGCGGAGGTGTTCGCCGACGCCGGCGTCGACCCCGACGACGTTCACACGGACTCGGCCGTGCAGGACGCCCTCTCGAGCGCGCTCGAGCGGGCGGACGACGGCGACGCGGTCGTCGTCACCGGGTCGCTCTTCGCGGTCGCCGAAGCCCGGTCCCGGTGGACCTCGGCGGACGTGCCGAAGCGAATCCGGTCGCTCGAGGACGCCCGCGAGACGCTCGAGGGGGCCGACGTCACCGAAAAGGGCGTCTACCGGATGCGCGGCAAGGCCGTCCACCGCGTCGTCAAGACGAACCTGCAGTACAGACAGGCTTCCTACCTGAAACAGGAGCTTCTGAGCCTCGGCGGCGAGTGTGCCCTCTCGGGACTCCAGCGCGAGGACGAGCGAACCGACGCCGTCCTGATGGGGACGCTTTCCCAGTTCAAGCGCCTGACCGACAAACTCGAGGCCCAGCCCTACGGGTTGGCCGAGGTGGCACGCGAACTGCGCGAGACGCTCGACATCGGCGGGTCCGAGCCCGATAGCGAGTACCCGTGGCAGGACCGAACGGCGGTGATGGGCATCCTGAACGTGACGCCCGATAGCTTCCACGACGGCGGCGAGTACGGCACTCTCGAGGACGCGGTGGCCCGCGCCGAGTCGATGATCGAGGCCGGCGTCGACGTGATCGACATCGGCGGCGAGTCCACCCGCCCCGGTGCCGACCCGGTCTCGCTCGAGGAGGAGATCGACCGCGTCGTCCCCGTCGTCGAACGACTCGAGGAGCGCTCGCTCGCCGAGGACGTGCTCATTTCCATCGATACGCGAAAAGCGGCCGTCGCCGAGGCCGCCCTCGAGGCCGGCGCGGACATCCTGAACGACGTCTCGGGACTCGAGGACCCCGAAATGCGGTTCGTCGCCGCCGAGTACGACGCGCCGCTGATCGTGATGCACAGCATCGACGCGCCCGTCGTTCCGGACCGAGACGTCGACTACGACGACGTCGTCGAGGACGTGATCGACGAACTCGCGGAACTCGTGTTGCTCGCCGAGAAAGCGGGTCTCGACCGCGAACAGATCATCGTCGATCCGGGGCTCGGCTTCGGCAAGTCGCCTCGAGACGGCTTCGAGATTCTGCGCCGAACGGACGAGTTTCGGGCGCTCGGCTCGCCGGTCCTCATCGGTCACTCCCACAAGTCGATGTTCGACCCGATCGCTGACGAGTCCGGTGATCGGTTCGTTCCGACCGTCGCGGCGAGCGCGCTCGCGGCCGATCGGGGTGCCGATATCGTTCGCGTCCACGACGTGCCCGAAACCGTCGCCGCGGTGAAGACCGCGCTCGCCACGGCGAACCCGGATCGCGTGGTCGAGGACGACCTCGAGTGGTAG
- the trpB gene encoding tryptophan synthase subunit beta has protein sequence MSSGDFDGYGGRHVPEPLEEPLEKLAAAYDEIGTSDEFQADLRALLEEFAGRPTPLYYASNLSERYGAEIYLKREDLLHGGAHKINNALGQALLAKRAGKDRLIAETGAGQHGTATAMVGALLGLETEIYMGKKDVERQEMNVFRMRLMGAEVNEVTRGDEGLADAVDAALEDFAQNVDDTHYLVGSVVGPDPFPRMVRDFQSVIGREAREQFVDRTGELPDAAVACVGGGSNAIGLFHAFRDDPVDFYGAEGGGEGSNSSRHAAPLSSGADDVLHGMKTRVIDEDVEVHSVSAGLDYPGVGPEHAMFRAVGRCEYSGVTDEAALAAFRELSETEGIIPALESSHGLARAIQLAEETDHERILVNLSGRGDKDMETAAEKFDL, from the coding sequence ATGTCTTCCGGAGACTTCGACGGATACGGCGGTCGACACGTCCCCGAGCCGCTCGAGGAGCCGCTCGAGAAACTCGCGGCCGCGTACGACGAGATCGGAACGAGCGACGAGTTTCAAGCCGATCTGCGCGCGCTGCTCGAGGAGTTCGCGGGCCGGCCGACGCCGCTTTACTACGCGAGCAACCTGAGCGAGCGCTACGGGGCCGAGATCTACCTCAAACGCGAGGATCTGCTCCACGGCGGCGCACACAAGATCAACAACGCGCTGGGCCAGGCGCTTCTGGCCAAACGCGCCGGCAAGGATCGGCTGATCGCCGAGACGGGCGCGGGCCAGCACGGCACTGCGACGGCGATGGTCGGCGCCTTGCTCGGCCTCGAGACGGAGATCTACATGGGGAAAAAGGACGTCGAACGTCAGGAGATGAACGTCTTCCGGATGCGACTGATGGGGGCCGAGGTCAACGAAGTGACCCGCGGGGACGAGGGGCTGGCCGACGCCGTCGACGCCGCCCTCGAGGACTTCGCCCAGAACGTCGACGACACGCACTACCTCGTCGGCAGCGTCGTCGGTCCGGACCCGTTTCCGCGGATGGTCCGGGACTTCCAGAGTGTCATCGGCCGGGAGGCTCGCGAGCAGTTCGTCGACCGGACGGGCGAACTGCCCGACGCCGCGGTCGCCTGTGTCGGCGGCGGCTCGAACGCCATCGGGCTCTTTCACGCCTTCCGGGACGACCCCGTCGACTTCTACGGGGCCGAAGGCGGCGGCGAGGGCTCGAACTCGAGTCGCCACGCGGCGCCACTCTCGAGCGGCGCGGACGACGTCCTTCACGGGATGAAAACCCGCGTCATCGACGAGGACGTCGAGGTTCACTCGGTCTCGGCAGGTCTCGACTATCCCGGCGTCGGCCCCGAACACGCCATGTTCCGCGCCGTCGGCCGCTGTGAGTACAGCGGTGTCACCGACGAGGCGGCTCTCGCCGCGTTCCGTGAACTCAGCGAGACGGAGGGGATCATCCCCGCCCTCGAGTCGAGCCACGGGCTCGCTCGAGCGATTCAACTGGCCGAGGAGACCGATCACGAGCGCATCCTCGTCAACCTCTCTGGGCGCGGGGACAAGGACATGGAAACCGCGGCCGAGAAGTTCGATCTCTGA
- a CDS encoding glycosyltransferase family 4 protein, translating to MQVAFVSFETLEHRETETNRRFRDVVEGLRDGGHDVHVFCAQFWTEEKSVYEREDITYHAVATGLDARASFLLRLPFVLASARPDVIHASATPPGQVIAANWGSRLARCPFVLEWYGDGGVAEDRLTRWATSQPDRIVAPSELVGTWVQEIGAETEQVTTIPNRIDTDLIRDVVPAEQVEVVYARRLDEGANLESLLLALAEIRQRGWNAVVIGDGPERERYEELASDLRIDDRVRFAGECSREERIAVYRGAHVFAQTAERCVFPTEMLWALASGCVGIVEYHADSSAHELVEGWDRGFRTTSEQELTNAIISAGDLKYRDFDDRFTAFDRSAVSDRYLELYRTLQDQSGVL from the coding sequence ATGCAGGTCGCGTTCGTCTCGTTCGAAACGCTCGAGCACCGAGAGACCGAGACGAACCGGCGATTTCGCGACGTCGTCGAGGGACTCCGCGACGGCGGACACGACGTCCACGTCTTCTGTGCGCAGTTCTGGACCGAGGAGAAGTCGGTCTACGAACGCGAGGATATCACCTATCACGCCGTCGCCACGGGCCTCGACGCGCGCGCGTCCTTTCTGCTTCGACTCCCGTTCGTCCTCGCGTCCGCTCGACCGGACGTCATCCACGCGAGCGCGACGCCGCCGGGGCAGGTGATCGCCGCCAACTGGGGCTCGAGGCTGGCCCGCTGTCCGTTCGTCCTCGAGTGGTACGGCGACGGCGGCGTCGCCGAGGACAGACTCACCCGGTGGGCGACGAGCCAGCCCGACCGGATCGTGGCGCCCTCGGAACTCGTCGGCACCTGGGTACAGGAGATCGGTGCCGAGACCGAGCAGGTGACGACGATCCCGAACCGAATCGATACCGATCTGATACGGGACGTCGTGCCGGCAGAACAGGTGGAAGTCGTCTACGCCCGACGGCTCGACGAGGGCGCGAACTTAGAGAGTCTCCTGCTCGCACTGGCGGAGATCCGCCAGCGGGGCTGGAACGCCGTCGTCATCGGCGACGGTCCCGAACGCGAGCGCTACGAGGAGTTGGCGAGCGACCTGCGGATCGACGACCGCGTCCGCTTTGCCGGCGAATGCTCCCGCGAGGAGCGAATCGCCGTCTACCGGGGCGCACACGTCTTCGCACAGACGGCCGAACGCTGTGTCTTCCCGACGGAGATGCTCTGGGCGCTCGCCTCGGGCTGTGTCGGGATCGTCGAATACCACGCCGACTCGAGCGCTCACGAACTCGTCGAGGGCTGGGACCGCGGTTTTCGCACCACCAGCGAACAGGAGCTGACGAACGCGATCATCAGCGCGGGCGACCTCAAGTATCGCGACTTCGACGACCGCTTTACTGCGTTCGATCGAAGCGCGGTCAGCGATCGGTACCTCGAGCTCTATCGGACGCTACAGGACCAGTCTGGCGTGTTGTAG